TCCTTTTTACCTCTTGAAAATCCAGGCATTCCTTTCTCCACAATAAAGGCGCTGATTCCCCTGGTCCCCTTAGATCGATCCGTCATAGCCATGATGACATAGACATCAGCGATGCCGCCTCCCGATATAAATACCTTCGTTCCGTTCAGGACCCAATGATCCCCCTTATCTTCTGCCTTTGTCTGCTGCATGGCAGCATCGGTACCTGCATTGGGTTCCGTCAGCCCAAAGGCGCCAAGCTTTCTTCCTGCCAACAGATCGGGCAGGTACTTTTGTTTCTGTTCCTCAGTTCCGTATGTGTAGATGGGCCAGCAGCAAAGGGCATTGTGGGTCTGCACGATAACACCATGGGACGCACACACCTTAGAAAGCTCTTCCACCGCCATGATATACGAGATATAATCTGCTCCGGCACCACCATACCCTACAGGAAAGGGCATGCCCATAACCCCTAGTTTTCCAAGCTTCGCCACTGTTTCTGCAGGGAATTCCGCTTCTGCATCGATATACGAAGCAATAGGAGCGACCTCCTTTTCCGCAAACTCACGCATCATCTTTTTTATCATCTGCTGCTCTCTTGTTAAACTAAAGTCCATTCTCCTCCTCCTCTGCAGCCTCCACAATGCTTCTCAGTTTTTCTGCGATTTCCGGAGGAACTGGATCGTTTTTTTGATTTTCATAAATCGTAAGAGCCTTTTCTCTTGCGCGCTGATACGAATCCTTGGAGCCATCTCTGACCCAAACGTCGTTCATTCTTCTCTCAAAGAGCGATGAGGTTGAAAGCTCTTGTCTCATATGGGTCCTGGTGTGCTTTTGCCCCAGGAAATTCCCGACGGGCCCTACCGCCTTGATTACTTCCTTGGCTAAAGTTTCCTCATTGACCGCCATACCCTTCAAGATTCTGCGAACCATATGCACGATTTCACTGTCGATGACCAGCTGCTCGTAGCACATTGCAATTCCGCTGTCGATCATACCCATGCCATACAGCAGACTGGCTCCCGATAAAGCGGGAAGCATTGCCGTTAGCGTCTTTTCATGACCGATCTGCGCGTCGCACAATTTGCTGTCAGCCTAAGTACCGCCAGTATCTGCCGGTATTCCGTAGAATTTTCCCATTGCAGCTACGGCAGCACCAACCATCGCATGCTCGGGAGCTCCCACCGGCGTGGTCGCCCATTGCATATCCATGATGGTGGTTGAACTGCCGTAGATCATTTTGTTTCCTTTATTGACCAGCTGTGCCAGCACCATTCCCGCCATGAATTCAGCATTGGTAACAACCAGCGTTCCGGGTATGGTAACCGGGGAGGTTCCTCCGCAAAGCCCCATAGAGAGAACGTCGATGGGCAGACCCGCTCTGGCACACTCTATTATTATTTCACCGATATGTTCGGTTATTTCCAAAGGGCTGTTAGGACAAAGCACCATGGTTGTGATGGGCTTTTCTCTGAGCGTTTCTTTTCCGCCCACCATAGCTGCCGCCATTTCGATCCATCTTCTCGTATTTTTACCGCAGTTATTGTGATGAATAAAATGCTTTGTGGTATTAAGCAGCGCTGCCTCTCCTTCGTGGAGATCCTTTAGAAACGGCGTCACATCAGAGGCTGTTACCGGAACATGGAAGATATCAATCTCATCTAATCCACTGATAAAGCGCGCCAAATCTGCAATATCCTGTTTTGTAGAGGACCTTCGTTCTCCTGTCCTGATATCCTTTACTTCAACACCTGTGCCGAAGTTCATATATTTGGGCCGGCCATCACCCATGATGACATTATGTTTTGGGTCACGGGCATACAGTTCAAACTGAGGAGGACAGGCCTCAATACAGTCTATGACCAGATTTCCTGGGAATTTGACAATACCGGTTTCCCCATCGCATTGGCAGCCTGCCGAAGTATAGATTTCATGGGCTTCTTTTCCCGGCACCTTGACGCCTACGGTCTCCAGGATGTCTAACGTCGCCTCATGAATCATCTCTGCATCTGATTTTGTAATCATTGAAAAACCCAGAATCTGGTCCTGATAAGAATCCATTTTACTCATACTATTCCTCTTCCCTTTCCTGGATAGATGTTCTGAGTCCCAGTTCCCGTTCAAAATCTGCAATCAGCTTAGCAATTGCTTCCTCCGCACCGGGAATCAACGGAGCTACCTGATGGGTGTTCAGAATTCGAGCCGCTTTATCATAGGCCATGTCAGCTGCATCTTTAGCACCTGCTGCAGTCCATGCAGATCTCGTGCTTCTGGTAAACACCTCCACCTGAGAATGTGACCGCATATGGTCGAAGGTATGCTTCTGATACAGAAACTCACCGCCGGGTCCTGCCTTATGGATGATGTCAAGTGCCATGGTTTCCTTTGTCACTTCAATGCCGCCAAGAATCTTTCGTATATAACTCATCCCTTCACAGTCCAGAACCAGCTTCGCATAATCAATGGTCAGAGCTGCCTCCAAGGACCCAGCTCCGTAGACAATGTTTGCACCGGATAGCGCACCGTTCAGTGCATTGATCCCAAACTCGCAGCCTGCCTGAGCATCAGGCAGCATGCTGTCAGATAATCCAGCGCCAATCCAACTGGGCAGATGATAAAACTGGGCCATCTTCACTGTGGCTGCACTGATCATGCTCTGTTCAGGAGAACCGGTAGCAGAGATCATGTGTTTCAAGTCCATGATGGTACTCATGGAGCAGTACGTGCATCTGGCACCTTTCTGTACCATCTGCGCAAGCATGATCGCCGCCAGAACCTCTGCATTGTGGCTGATAACAGTCCCCGCGAGAGTTACCACCGAGGTCGCTCCCGCCAGTGCCATGGGAATAATTGCAATTCCTGCGCCTCCTCTGGCTGCCTCAATAATCTGGGCTGCGCACTCTTTTCCCAGCCTCAGCGGACTTGTGGGACAGACGAAGATATTCAGGAAAGGTCGTCTTCGAAAAGCATCCTTGCTCCCTGATGCAATGCAAGCCATCTCGATCATCTTTCTGCAGTTGACACCATTGACAGCACCGATAAAGATTGCCTTAGAGGTGTTCTTCATCATCGCTTCCAGATTGTGCAGCGGCTGTACCTCACTGGGATAATCCAGCGACCCGCATGCCCTTTCCACAACTGCAATTTCATCCATGTAATCGCAAACCTTTGTAATTCCTGCCAGATCCTCCTTGACGCAATCCCGAATCTCTCTCGTTTTAGGATCGATAATCTTGACGCATTCTCCGAAGGTACTAAAGCCCACATGGTTTTGAAAGGCTGCGAAATCCTTATCCGGTGTCCGTCCGTAGAAAATCAGCGGCCTTGCCGCCCATCGAATGGCATCCTCAACAAGATAGGATGGGAACTTAACAATGGCATAGCGTTCTCCATAAGAAACCTCCGCACCGTAATCCCTGTAGATATCCGCTGCCTCCATATGGTCTACTCTGATGCCGGTATGTTTCAGCAGGTCTAACGTCGCTTCGTGGATCAGCACCACCTGTTCCCTGCTGAGAATGTCTGCGGAAAAACCAATCTTCCAGGATTTTGCTATCGGATCATTCTGCCCACTTCTGTTATGAGTTATCATATCTTCTCCTTCCTGCCTGTTTCACTTGGTTCATTTGCCGCAACTCTGCCACACGCGAATTCACATTGTGAACGGAGTTGTCCCGGCGGGAGCGTTGCTCCCGCCGGCGCTAGTGTTAAAGGATTCCGTTATAGGGAAGTGCCCATCCGAACAGAAGAAAAAGCGTCACGCAAAGCCCTACTGCAACCATCACATTTCCGTATGCCCGGTCTCTCTTGTAATCCACTGCCAGCGTTTCTGCTTCCGGAAGGATGTGGAGCGTTTCGCGGTATGCGGTTTCTTCCTGCGTCAGAACCGATGTCTTCGTTCCGATTACGGCAAATACTGCGCTGGCATATAGGCCGATAAAGAAGGGGTCAAGCCAGTTCTGGAGAGAAACCCCGCCAAATACTGCAGCGCTTTTGGCTGCCAGGAACCCAATAAATCCTGCCGCCATGGACCATCTGGCTCCTTTCGCTGTAAGAGTTTTGCTCCATACGCTTCCAAAGCCGGATACACACCAGGATGCTGCGATAAGAGTGCTGGCAAACCAGGTAATGACTCTGATTCCCCCAACATTAAACAGCGCAAGCACCAATGCGATGATACCGACAATGATCATAACAACCCGGCTATAATAGAGCTTCTGTTTGTCGTCCTTAAAATCTATTTTCACTATATCAGAGGTTACACTAAATCCCACCACCGACAGGAAGGTAACAGCAGAGGACAGCCCTGCCGCCATAATTCCGGTTAATACCAGCATCCCAACAAACTTAGGAACTACATTGTAGGATGCCCAGATGAGAACCCGCTGGGAATCCTCCATACCTGGATTGATATTAATGACTGCGATAGCCATCAGATAGGTCAATCCGCAGAATACGGTGGTCAGCATACAGGCAATGGAGGAGGAACGGATTGCTACATGCTCATTCTTTGCCATCATCACCCTGCCAGCCTGCCATGGGCTGATTCCCACAGTTACCAGCCAAACGATACCAAACGCAATGGCATACATAACCGCACTAAAAATGGTGGTTCCTTCACCATAGGTCCCTGCAGGGCTTCCATGATAATCAAGAAGACCCTCAGGGGTATTGGGATTGTTCATCAGGTTGGTTAGAAGTTCTCCAATCCCTCCCTGAGCGTTAAATACGTAAGGTGCCGCAATGATGGAAGCCCCTACAAAAATCATGAACATTGCCGTTTCTGTTAGAATCGCACCTTTTGAGCCGGAGTAGAACGTAAAAGAGGTAAAGGCCGCCCAAGCAATGATGATACAAGCGGTCCTTGATAATCCCGTCAACTCCTGAAGGAGAATCCCCGTACCGGTCATGCATGCCAGCAGATATGCCGTCAGCGAACATACGAGGATTACTGCAGCAAGACGCCTGTTTTTCATATCATTAAATCTAGTTCCAAAAAATTCAGGCATGGTTTTGCATTCTGATCTTCTCAGATATCTGCCAAACCACAGAGCCCCAATAACATATCCACTGCCGCAGAGCGCATTGAGAAGGATAATGGAGGTTATATTTCCCGTATAGCACCAGCCCGTATCCCCCATAAATGCGTTGGTACTAAGCATGGAAGCAAACAGAGTACCCGCTATCAGGATCGTCGGTGCATTTCGTCCTGCTACGTAATAGTCAGTGGTGTTTTTCACCTTTTTTCCTGCGTAAAAGCCAAGGAACAGATACAGCGCAAAGCTGACCAAAACGCCAATCATATAGATGGTCATTTCTTAATTCCTCCCTTCCGCAGTTTTTTTCTGACGCGTATTCTTTTCCTCCCGAAGGAGCCACCAATTCATAAAAATTCCGGTAAGTATCATCCAGCCGCCTACAAATAACGAAAAAATAATTTCTCCCATAAAGCTTACCTCCTAAAACTAGCAGCCTGGCCCATGCCTCAGAAACCCTCGAATATGTGCCTGCGCTGCTTCTATTTGGCAATAACAGATAAAGTTTTCAGGTTGAATGTAAGGTTAAAGAGATATCCCTATCTTTTTCTTAAACAGTTCCACACTTGGTATTTTGATATCCAGCAGTTCTGCAATCTTAATCTTTGCTGCCATGCCGCTGCTTGCCCGGGGTCTCAGTACGACAGTGCCAATGTCCAGAGATTCCCTGATCTCTTTCATCTTCGCACTATCGGAAAGATCAAATACTGAACAGCCCAGCTTGCCTGCCACATATTCCTTCGCGGCATGAATCTTCATACCTTTCATGACCATTCTGGCAACCATGTCACCTGCAGTTCGGATTCCGCCCATTCCCGCAGCCATTTCATGCATGATGGCCATGCCGTAGGTATCACCGTGGCCTATCTACAATCCGTCTGCTTTTCCGATTTCCAGCATGGCTTTTGATGCCCTGGTTGAACAGTCTGTGGGAGAGGTAGTGGTCAGCGGAATTCCTCCAACCCCCATACCCACATTGGGAAGGACCGGTATGGAGGCGACTCTGGTTGCCTCCTGAACATGTGTGAGTGACCGAGCAAGATTCCATGCAAAGGATTTGCTGCTGTTGGTATTCACCACTGGGCCATAGCTATGTACACCTGCCGCAGCTACGGTTTTCACCTGCTTGGCTGGATACTGACCAGCGAGCCGTTCACCCTCAAATTTCAGTTTTCCATGCATACCAAGGGTGAATTCATTTGCCATCCCCATGGTAATGCTCAGATCCGGGTATTTCTCCGATAGAATTTTTGAAGCCTGCAAAGCTGCCAGAAGGTCTGCATCCCCGCTTGCTCCTGCTGTATCAAACTGAATCCCGCAAGCGCCCGACTCTGCCAGAACCGACCCAATATAGACCATGTCATTGGTGCAAAGCTCTGCTGCCTTCTCCTGAGCATCCATGGCCTCCAAGACCTTGCCCTGGGGCAGGAGTTCTGACCAGTTGTCAACTGGGCCGTCTGGTTTCGTATAAAGCCCCATATTGGGCATGGCTCCGTAAAAGATTGGCATAATACAGTTCATCTGCGCTCGTTCCATGGCCATAGCTTCTTCGTAGACGATATTTTTCAGCTGCTTGTAGCTGTAGTCCGTATTGCATAGTTCCATGGTATCTGAGCAAAGAGCTCTCTCGTGGATCAAGAGCGCTGTGGTACTGTCAATGGGAAGTCCGGATCGCACAGCCATCTTCAGCGTACCTGCATCAAAGGTTGTAATTCCTTCACAACCTCTCTCCACGCTTACATTCTTTTCTGGCATGGTGAGAATTTCAATGAGGTAATCGACATCACCACCGGACATGGGCTGAGCTTTTCCTTTGTTTACTGCATCCTCAATGCCTGCAAGAACCTCTTCGGTGATCTGTGTTTTCGACATCCATATTCCTTCTCCGTCTCCCATTCTGGTGAAGTAGTTGTCTTTCAAATGGTTCACACTCCTCTCATCCTCTATCAGCTGTTACCTTCCGTCTAAGAATTGTTTCGCTCTGACACAACATTCGGAAGCATCTTCCGTATAAGCATCCGCACCGATTCTATCAGCCCACCGCTGTGTAACTGGCGCACCGCCAACCATGGTTTTAAACCGCTCCTTTAGTCCTCTTTCCTTTAGTTTGTCTTCCAATTCCTGCTGATAGATCATCGTCGTTGTAAGGAGCGCTCCTGTACCAATGATGTCGACTTCGTATTCCATAGCTTTCTCTATGATCGTATCCGACTTGACCTCTCTGCCCAGATCAAAGACTTCAATTCCTGAGGTCTTTAGCAATGCGCAGCAGATCCCCTTGCCGATATCGTGTACATCTCCTTCTACGGTGGCCATGATCATTCTTCCTTTTTTCTCCATTTGTTTGCCGCTTTGTTTCATCTCCTCTTCAATCCTGCCGGTGACCGCCTTCATGACCTCTGTCGCAAAAATCAGCTCAGGAAGAAAAAGTTCTCCCCTTCCAAACCGCTCTCCAAGCTCTGTAATTCCTGCAGTAAATCCATCTTTCAGCAGCTCCAGCGAATCCATGCCCATTTCGGCCCCCTGGTCCAGTGCCTTCAAAGCCATGTCCTGATCGGCTTCGAGAATCGAATCAAATGCCATCTTGATAATTTCCTGTTTATCCATTACAAACTTCCTTTCTACACAATATCCGGAATCCTGATCTGTCGCAGCGCCGGCAGCCCAGACAGATCGGATTCAAGGTCTGCCAAACAAGCTGATTCGTTGGCAGGCTTCCCCAAATAAATGAGTACAAAAGAATCAATAGCAATAACCGTGCCACCAACCGCGGTTTTTTGAATATTATAAAAACTCCTTGAAATTGTAGTATTTTTAACAATTCAAGTCTTCATCAGCTGCTCGTTAGCATCGCAATGCACAAGCTAAAACAATAAAAAAACAATGAAAAAAATCATTGCTGTGATGAATTTTTTCATTGTTAGTGATATAAGATCATACGCATTTATGTTTGTGAAGCAGCTTGACAACGGTGGATTGATCTACACAAAGAACCTCTGCCACCTTATAAGTCGAACGATACTGCTGGTATGCAGAGCTAACCAGTTGCTTTTCAAGCTCCCACTTTGCCTCTTTTAGAGGGCGGAGACTTTCCGCCGGAACAAGAGAAGCAGAAGAAGTGTATGTGAAGCTACCAGAAACTTGACTATTTTCCCGAAGTACATTGATGATCGCATCCTTTCCGATTACATTTTCTTCGGTCATAACAAACAGTCTCTCTATTACATTTTCCAGTTCTCTGACATTTCCTGGCCAGCTATATTGGGTCAAAATCGGCAGATGCCCTCCCTCTAATTTTTTATAGCACCGATACCGTGAATTGCATCTGGATAAAAAATATTTAGCAAGAACACCAATGTCTCCGCTTCTATCCCTGAGCGGAGGAACCGTAATAGGTATTACGTTAAGCCGATAGTACAAATCCTTCCGAAAGTTCCCTTCTTCAGACATCTTCTTTAAATCTCGATTTGTAGCAGCAATCACCCTTGTGTTTACACTTAGGCGCTGGGTGCCTCCCACCCGTGTAAAGGTTCCATCCTGAATAAAATCCAAAAGCTTCACTTGAAGCTGAAGCGGAAGTTCGCCGATTTCATCTAAAAACAAGGTGCCCATATGTGCCATTTCTACCTTGCCCTTTTTTCCGCTGGTGCTAGCGCCAGTAAACGCTCCTTTATCATATCCGAACAATTCCGATTCAATAAGCGGCTCCGGTATAGTAGCGCAATTAATCTTTATGTATGGTCCATTGATCCTGCTGCCGAAGCGGTGAAGCGACTTGGCTACAAGTTCCTTGCCCACTCCTGTTTCGCCCTGTATCAGTACAGAGACATCCAAGGGCGCCACACGAATCAGAGTATCCTTCAGCTCATTCATGATGGGATCACCTGATATAAAGCCCTCCGCCTCAAACATGGATTCTCGTAGGTTATGGATTTCTGCTTTTGTTTTTTCTATTTCAACAGCCTGTTTTTCTACCGTATGCAGCAGCTCGTTTACTGCATCTACATCCTTTGAGGTACTGATGATCATCACGATCTCATCCTGCTCTTTATCAAAGATTGGCACGCTGGTGGCAAGAACAGTTCTGCCGTCCTTCAATTTCTGAAGCAGATTTACCGTTCTTTTTTGGCGAATTACCTCCATAGTGCTGCTGACGGAAAAATAACCCTCCTGCTCCAGTTGCTCCGCAGTTCTTCCAACGATTTGATCCACCGGCAAGCCGATCATCTTAACCGAAGCCGGATTTACAAACAAAATCTTTCCTGATCCGTCTGCAACGAAGATTTCTTCTCCCAAATATTCAACCATGACCTTGTAAAACTCACTGTCATATCCAGCCGATACCATCCGCTTGAGTTCCTTGCGCTTTAATACGTCCATGTTCCGCCTCTCTTTCTTTCTCGAGTCAGCTTAGTCCATTTCGGTCAGGGTCTGTCCCATTTTTTCCTTCTGCTCGGGCCCTTGGTGATTCCGCAGGTCGGACTTTCACCGACTTGTAAGTGATCAGCTTTGCCGGACACACTCGTATTAGAAAAAAAACGATGAGGCATAACCCCATCGTTGTCTGAAAACCCTTTCTGGTCAATATTTTAACATTGAATATTTTTTGATGCAATAAGAAATGTCCATTTGTCGCAATATTTGTAATTTTCAGTAATTTTGTCGATTATTTCCCGTCAAACATGACAGGAAGGCCCTTGATCCGCGGATCTTCAATCCTGCTCATAAGATCCCGGCAATGATTGTTGAGAAATGCGTCGTTACCGAAGATCAAACCCTGCCGCTTGAGCTCATCTCTCACTTTCATGCAGACCGATTCAATGAGATCCGCCTTTGTGGTTGTATTCTGCGGAATATCCGGCATTGCAGCCAGCTGTTCCAGCATAGGCTTAATTTCTTTCAGATGCTCCAGTTTGTCCATACCGCGGAACATCCATTTATAAAACGGCATATAACTTCCGTTCAGCAGATATACTGCTGAAATGGTATTCTTGATAAATTCCCCGCAGGATAGATATGCCGCTGCCGTTTCTCCCCGTTTCATACATCGTTCATAATTATATTGCCCCGCTTGTGACATCATGGCAATTCTTGCAGCCAGCTTCTTCAAAAGAGTATCCTGGGGATAGAAATTTAAAAGTCCGCTGCGAATTCTGCTGAACTCCCCCCAATGATCCACGAAGACCTTTCCGTTGGTGACGGTTGCCAGACTGGTTTCCGGCATAAAGAGCCACTCCACCGGATCCTTCGGAATATCTCCAGCACCAATATATTTTTTATAGTAATCATTGATACTGAAGACGCCTAATCTTCCGCCCCCCTCGGCAGTGGTCACACGGGATTGGTTCCGATATGTCTTCGGTAAACGGTTGTAAGCCTCCTGAATTTCTGCCCCCACAGCTCTATAAATATCATCGGGCAGCCAAATACAAAACCCGGGACCGAAATCGTGGCTTTCAGAAAATTCATCATCAAAACCAAAGCATTCGGAGCCTTCACCCACCAGGCCGACAGCCATGTATTTTTCGTACTGAAAAAATTGCTCTCTTATCATTGCCCTTCCGATCTCATCGAAATAGGCTTCCGAGAGCCCTAATCCTGTCATGCGCATATTCAGGCTGTGATTTTGCTCCCTCAATCCAGAAACATCAGGTGATGCTTTTTTTTGCAGCAGCAAATTCCTGGCTTTTTCTAAATTCTTCTGCGATACCTCCGCATAAGAACTTTTTTTACCATAATTTTCGGTTATAATGTTCAGTGCCTTTTCAAAGAACGATACCGCATCAGCATACCGCTGCTGACGAAAACGCAAGTCCCCAAAGGCATTCAAGGTAGCTGCGTAATGCACGTTCGACTTCCCTGGTAGTGAGATAAAGATCCGCTCTGCTTCTTTCAACGCCTCTTCAGCCTTAGCTTCTTCTTGCAAATTCAGGTATCTCACCGCGAGGGTCGAATAGGTCGTTGCTAACTCAACCTCCTGCCCTGAAAGCGTCTTAACAGCGGCCAATGATTTTTCCGCACAATGAAGCGCCTGATCCGCCTTCCCGAGCAAATCGTATACATGACTCAGGTTATTATACAAAGCTGCCATCCGGTAGTCTTGCGCCAGACCCTTTTTTGTAAAAATCTCTGCTGCCTGCTCGTAGAGGTCCAACGCCTTTGAGGCTTGCTTTCCTTCAGAATGAACACTGGCCAGATTCATCAGAGTTGTCCCATGCTGTTCTGTACCCTCCAGCTTGAGAAGACGTATTGTCTCCAGTGCTACATGATAAACCTTCTGTGCCTCCTCCAGCCGTCCGGTAACGCGAAAAACACCGCCCAGTTCGTTTGCAAGGGAAATGAGTGCCGGAAGATCATTCTCCTTCTGCACCTGCTCCATGGTTCTGATGATATAGTTCTCCGCTTCTTGGATACTTCCACTACGGAATAGCTCATCCAGCTTGTTGTAAAAATATTCCGATTTCATCTTGAAATCCGCCTTTTATTCTCCCATTTTTGCTTCTGCATCATCAAGGGATGCATAACCATACATTTTAACCATTTTATCCTTAACCAGAAAGGCAAAGTTTGCTCCGCTCTCCTTGCAGCCCCGGATATAATCGACGAAGTGTCTCAGGGTGTACTTCGAATAGGTTCTTAGTTCTCCCTTGGTATATGTCTCGGCAGAAGTTGCCGCCGAATTGTCCCTTGCGGCTTCAATTGGTCTGCCCTTTTTTCCAATCTTGGGGTATCTTGCTGCAAATTCTTTATCACAACCTACCAGATATGCTGCGATTTCATCGATAAGACGTCTTGTTTCCTCATCGATCGCAGGCAGATAGGGCTGTAGTCTGGTATTGAAATATTCCGGATCGGTGTACTCCATCATATAAGCATACTTCTCCGTAATTAAATTCCGCTCCGCATTCATTGCTTCTTCCAGATCTCTAACGTAACTTAGAATCATGCTGTTGCTCCAGGCGTTATAATAGGAGTATCTCATAATGTGGAAGGTGTGCCAGTCCTCCTGGCATTGAACCTTGCCATCGGTGCTTCCGACTCTCTGAAACATATCCCACTCAACTCTTAGCAATCGCTCAATAATAAAGTTCCGTTTTTCAGGTTTCATTGTATCATACATCAAAGGAACCTCCTTTTCTCGATATCTTTTACCGTGCTTCCGCTGCTTTGATTTTAGTCATTATTCGCTTTATTTCGGATTGATAGCGGCCTTAAATATATTGTTTGAATGTATGGCTGCCTGTAACATATTACTTTGGATTTAACTGTATGATAGCACATTTCCTTTTCAATTCAACGGAATTGAAAAATTGCTAGTTTTAGTACAATGAAAACTGGAGGGAATACAAGAAATGAAGAAATGAATTTTTATGCAAAATAATGTATATTATGTATTGAGCTTTGCATGAAAATCTGTTATGATATACGGAAATACTTTTGTGCGATAGGAAAGGAAACAGTATGATTATCAGAAAGGCTAGATTGTCCGACTCGGAGGCAATACATAAATTAGTGTATCATTATGCAAAGAAAGGTTTAATGTTAGCGCGCTCCAGAAGCGCCATTTATGAGGATATTAGAAATTACTCCGTGATGGAGGAGGATGGCGAAGTAGTGGGAATCGGTGCCCTTTCCATCCTTTGGGTTGATCTCGCTGAGGTAAGAACACTTGCTGTCAAGGAGAGCTTTTCGGGACAAGGAGTCGGGAAAAAGCTGGTACAGCATTTTTTAGAGGAAGCAAAAGAGCTGGGGATACAAAAAGTATTTACGCTTACGTATCAGACCGCATTCTTCGAAAAATGCGGTTTCAAAGAGATCAGCAAGGAAGGAATGCCTCATAAGATCTGGAAGGATTGCTTGAACTGTCCAAAGTTCCCCAATTGCGATGAGGTGTTGATGGAAATGGAAATTAAATAAAAACGAAAATCCTTGCTAAATTTGGTCATAAAAAAGTACACCTCCAAATGGTAGATTTCATCCAACATTTGGGGTGCACTTCTAGGCCGCCTTTTAGAAGGTCTTTATTACTGTTCCTCGAAGGTCTTCTTTTATTTGAGATACTCAACGCTGACCTTAGAGACGGTTAAATCCCGCTCTTTCAGCGGCTGGGTTGTTGCTCCAAGAGCAATGGCTGAGGCCGGAATAAAATCAGCTGGGATTTTCATATCTTGTTTCAGATCCGAGTCTCCACCAAGTGCCATGATGGATCCCATGAGATATACACTTCCAAGCCCCAGATCTGTAGCT
This genomic window from Clostridiales bacterium contains:
- a CDS encoding DUF4037 domain-containing protein; translated protein: MKSEYFYNKLDELFRSGSIQEAENYIIRTMEQVQKENDLPALISLANELGGVFRVTGRLEEAQKVYHVALETIRLLKLEGTEQHGTTLMNLASVHSEGKQASKALDLYEQAAEIFTKKGLAQDYRMAALYNNLSHVYDLLGKADQALHCAEKSLAAVKTLSGQEVELATTYSTLAVRYLNLQEEAKAEEALKEAERIFISLPGKSNVHYAATLNAFGDLRFRQQRYADAVSFFEKALNIITENYGKKSSYAEVSQKNLEKARNLLLQKKASPDVSGLREQNHSLNMRMTGLGLSEAYFDEIGRAMIREQFFQYEKYMAVGLVGEGSECFGFDDEFSESHDFGPGFCIWLPDDIYRAVGAEIQEAYNRLPKTYRNQSRVTTAEGGGRLGVFSINDYYKKYIGAGDIPKDPVEWLFMPETSLATVTNGKVFVDHWGEFSRIRSGLLNFYPQDTLLKKLAARIAMMSQAGQYNYERCMKRGETAAAYLSCGEFIKNTISAVYLLNGSYMPFYKWMFRGMDKLEHLKEIKPMLEQLAAMPDIPQNTTTKADLIESVCMKVRDELKRQGLIFGNDAFLNNHCRDLMSRIEDPRIKGLPVMFDGK
- a CDS encoding DUF4125 family protein; the protein is MYDTMKPEKRNFIIERLLRVEWDMFQRVGSTDGKVQCQEDWHTFHIMRYSYYNAWSNSMILSYVRDLEEAMNAERNLITEKYAYMMEYTDPEYFNTRLQPYLPAIDEETRRLIDEIAAYLVGCDKEFAARYPKIGKKGRPIEAARDNSAATSAETYTKGELRTYSKYTLRHFVDYIRGCKESGANFAFLVKDKMVKMYGYASLDDAEAKMGE
- a CDS encoding N-acetyltransferase; amino-acid sequence: MIIRKARLSDSEAIHKLVYHYAKKGLMLARSRSAIYEDIRNYSVMEEDGEVVGIGALSILWVDLAEVRTLAVKESFSGQGVGKKLVQHFLEEAKELGIQKVFTLTYQTAFFEKCGFKEISKEGMPHKIWKDCLNCPKFPNCDEVLMEMEIK